TTTCAATATTTAATTGATTCAGAAAACGTATTACTTTCACCTCATGTAGCTGGTTGGACTATAGAAAGCAAAGAGAAGTTAGCACAAACTATTGTAGACAAAATAAAGGCTAATTTTTGCTAGTATAACTCAAAATAGGGTTAATAGCATTGAAAATCCTTTTGAAATTTATCATAATGATTTTAGAACACATCCAGAAAATAGATGTATCATAGATTTTTATATTCCTATCGAGTAAAAGAAATAACCTATAAAAATATAATTACTATTGACTTATTTAGAGATTTTACAAGATTACAATTTAACTGTTTTACAATGGGTAGCTATTGGATTAGCTGTTTTTCTTTTAGGTTTATCTAAATCTGGAATTAAAGGCATAGGCATTATCATTGTGGTTATTCTGGCTTTTGTTTTTGGAGAAAAAGCATCTACGGGCATATTGTTACCCATGCTAATTTGTGCCGATGTTTTTGCAGTTATTTATTATAACAGGCATGCACAATGGAACATCATTAAAAAACTAATTCCATGGATGATTGCTGGCGTTTTGGTTGGTGTATGGATAGGTAATGATATTTCTGAAATGGTGTTTAAAAGGCTCATGGCAATCATTATTATTGTTTCTGTATTGATAATGTTTTATTCTGAAAGTAGAAAGTCTAACAAAGTACCAACCAACAAATTATTTTCTAGCGGAACAGGGTTTTTGGCTGGTTTTACAACTATGATAGGTAATTTAGCAGGACCTATTTCGAATATTTATTTTCTTGCTATGCGTTTCCCAAAGAATGAATTTATTGGTACAGCGGCTTGGTTATTTTTCATCATAAATGTGTTTAAATTACCTTTTCATATTTTTGTTTGGAATACGGTTACTATAGAAACGTTGGTTTTAAATTCCGTTTTAATTCCACCTGTTATTATTGGATTTTTCTTAGGCGCTTATATTGTTAGGCTTATTTCTAATGTAAATTATAGACGTTTTATATTAATTGTTACAGCTATTGGAGGTGTTATTATGCTTTTT
The nucleotide sequence above comes from Flavobacteriaceae bacterium HL-DH10. Encoded proteins:
- a CDS encoding sulfite exporter TauE/SafE family protein, producing the protein MTYLEILQDYNLTVLQWVAIGLAVFLLGLSKSGIKGIGIIIVVILAFVFGEKASTGILLPMLICADVFAVIYYNRHAQWNIIKKLIPWMIAGVLVGVWIGNDISEMVFKRLMAIIIIVSVLIMFYSESRKSNKVPTNKLFSSGTGFLAGFTTMIGNLAGPISNIYFLAMRFPKNEFIGTAAWLFFIINVFKLPFHIFVWNTVTIETLVLNSVLIPPVIIGFFLGAYIVRLISNVNYRRFILIVTAIGGVIMLFR